AGGGGAAAGGGAGGTGGGGCCGCGGTACCATGCGGGGGCGGAGGGCGGATGCGCGGGCGCACGGCGGGGCAGCCGGGAAGGGTGAGGTCGGTCGGCGGCAGGTGGAGTTTGGGGGGAACTTACTTGGCTCCGTGGAGAGCGAGGGCCATGGCCATTAAGAcgacgagcgccgccgccgctccggcCGCGACCTTGGCGAGTGGGCGCAGTGGCCCCTGGATCGGCTCGTCTCCGGAGacggcaccgccgccgccctcaCGGCCGGCGCGGATGTGCGAGACGATGATGAGCATCATCCCGAGAAAGAACGTGGCCGTCGCCGCGGCAGGCAGCGCGCGGAGAGCAGCCAGGCCGAGCGCGCCGTGgccggcaccaccaccaccggcggcCTGCCCGTGCCCGAACACGATGAACTCGAGCGTGCCCGCGGAGACGCACAGCAGGAACATGACAAGCCCCGAGATCGAGCGCCGCCCGTTGCCCGCGCCGGCCACGGGGACGGCGACGACGCGGCGACCCATCAGGTGGTGGCAGATGAGCGCGACGGCGACGAAGAGGACCACCACCGCAGCCAACGGCGGCGAAAGCGCGGCCTGATCGGATGTCGTGGTGCCCGCACCGCACTGCGAGTCAAGGAAGGTGAAGAGCTCGAGGGCGGCGAAGGCAAGACACAGGTCGGCGAAGCCGAAGGCGGCGAAAACGCTCACCATGGTGTTCAGCTGGGGAGGATCTTCAGGCGTGGTTGGAGGGGGAACCGGGGAAGGGCGGCTTGCTCGTCGGAGGAGAGAGGAGCTTGTAGGGTGCAACGCAATGCAAATTTGCAAAAGCTGCTTGGCAGGAGGAGAGCGAGTGCAAGAGAGGGAGAAGGAGCGTATACTATATAGTCCCCCCGGGATCGGTcagccaccccccccccccccccccccccccccccccccccgtcactTCCATCTCAGGGTCAGGGTCAGGGTCAGGGCTGTGGAACCGATCGGTCCATGTCACTTCCATGCCAGCGTCACGGTAGTCCATGTCGCTTCCATCTCAGCGTCACGGTTAGGGCTGTGGAACCCCCCAGGGATCGGTCCATGTCACTTCCATCTCAGGGTTAGTTCAGGGCTGTGGAACCCCCCGGGGATCGGTCCATGTCACTTCCATGCCAGCGTCACGGTAGTCCATGTCGCTTCCATCTCAGCGCCACAGTCAGGGCTGTGGAACCCCCGGGGATCGGTCCATGTCACTTCCATCTCAGGGTCAGGGTTAGGGCTGTGGAACCCTGGGGATCGGTCCATGTCACTTCCATCTCAGGGTCACGGTCAGGGCTGTGGAACCCCCCCTCCCCCCGGGGGATCGGTCCATGTCACTTCCATCTCAGAGTGGACCCCCCCCCCTAGGAAGGCAAGGCTGAAACGGCCACAGGCAAGATACGAAGACTGTGACAGGTGATAAGGTATACGGACTACACGTGAACAAGTAGAATTGGGCTGTGCTTGGTCCTCGCCAGGCCCATCTGTTCTATAGTCTACACCGGGCCTAGTCTCGTGCTGTAGCAAAGAAAAACCGAAACCCAGTCTATCGGAAAAAGTCCAGATTACCTCACTCAATTTTCGTGAAAGTCCATTTTTCCTCCCTAAACTTTAAAACCGGGCAAAATACCTCCCTCAGCTTTTAAAATCGTTCATCTTACCTCTCTGACCCTGTTATAAGTATTTTTGAAGgtagttttgtctttttctttttatttatttcgtctgaatctttgaaaaattatagtaaattacataaaaattataaaatgtaaaatttaattttgttggactccacatgagtagatctacacagtgaacatataatatggtatgctttagtacaaagtttttgttgtggctttagatctatgcttttatgtaattaattggaataattcatagctgcagtttctatgatccaattatgataaaatttttatggtgagctaattattgtatgattgaactgtagtaaaaatttcatactcattcgatcacgtatagcttagttatagattttatcggggaccaatactagggtacccgaagagaaggagctaataaccatcaacattgatacatccgagcagtcaagagcgcgactacagctccaaccgacccccaggtgtgcaagctctgcctcgcccgacctctgaggctgcgggctccacctcgcccgacctctgagggctggttccgcctcgcctggcctctatgggaggactccgcctcgcccgatcccgaggccgcgggctccacctcgcccgacccttaggtATGCGCTCTACTTCGCCTGACCTCTAAGGCTGTGGGCTCTgcttcgcccgacctctgagggctggtttcacctcgcctgacccttcggtctgcgctctgcctcgcccggcctctaggggagaactccacctcgcccgacccttaggtctgcgctctgcctcgcccggcctctaggggaagactctgccttgcccgaccccgaggtcacgggctccgcctcgcccgacccttgggtctacgctctactttgcccgacctctaggggtgggctccacctcgctcgacaccGAGGCTGTGGGTTCctcctcgctcgacctctgagggttggttccgcctcgcctggcctctaggggaggactccgcctcgctcgaccccgagtCTACGAGATCCGTCTCGTCTAATGGAGACCCATatcaccgccaaccactccaggtccaaacgAATGGGCCCAGGTCAAATCTCTGACACTAGGGAGGTGACCGGCACGCCCCAATATAACTCGTGGCTGTGACGGGCCATActtggggattcacatcaggaacaacgtCGGGCGTACCAGTGTTGTTCTGTCTAACCCTCGCACGGgtactgacaggcgcgtcagttcaccacgacgtccgtcatgacagagtggagcgccatggccaggagacgacgcctgcgcatggcgctagtgacggacagggccccgacgtggagctgtccctgttgatgtCTACAGGGTCGGCAGAACTCGtgggaaggaaaagaaggacccagcgatcctagAGGACGccctctccttctcattctcctcttttccctcgaCTGTAACCCGTGTGTCGGGGACCtaaactagggtacccgaagatgaggagctaataaccatcaacattcaTCTATCCAAGGGATCAGGAGCACGACAGCACCCCTTGCTGGGCACCGCCTCATCCAACCACGCCAAGGCCACGGGCTACGCCTCGCCCGGTCCCCGAGGGTTGGCTCGGTCTCGGCTGgctcccgagggttggctccgtctcgcccgatgtctggggactgggtccacctcgtccgacccctaagggttggctccgtcCCGTCCGACCCCCGAGAgctggctcctcctcgcccgaggtttgagggctggcttcgcctccctcgaggtctgagggctagctccgcctcgcccgacatttgAAAgctgtctccgcctcgcccgatgtctgcgGGCTAGTtcctcctcgcccgacgtctgagggcgggctccacctcgcccgaggtctgagggctggctccacctcgctcgacgtctgaggactggctccgcctcacccgacgtctgagggcgggctccgccttgcccgaggtctgagggctggctccgcctcgctcgatgtctgaggattggctccgcctcgcccaatgtctacgCACAACTCTTTTACAACAACgcgcggagcagataaggcaagacgTTCAAAGACAACTACAATACCAAGAACCGTACCCTGCACCCCTATAGGATAGTACCGTTAGGccatgctagaagggtgcttTACGACCTtttaggcatgtcagagcccaaacagtgttgtagccACCGAAATTTGGctcatagtgttgtgggcgccatcatttgccctcgggcatgaGCTCTTATAGAAGgtcacgacaaccactatggtccagaagGAGTAACAAACGTGCGACCACTGTGATGTCCGCTCTCTTTATGATCGTTGATCGACACGTTGGTCCGCCGCGTCGCCCGACGTGACAACCCGTTGACAATGTCAGGACATGGATCATCGGCAGATAGGTGACCGACATGGGCCTATCAGGGTCATCATAAATGCACCCGGTGCAAGGCTGCCCCTATCACCGCCCGTCATATCAGTAGGGCCCacacaaaggaaaaggaagacctagcgTCCTTGAAAGAATTCCTTGGCCTCTCGTTCTCCTTTTTTCCTCCGATCTGTAAtctgtgctttcccttggcctataaaagagaaagcagggcaccccactatgGAGACCGATCGATTTCAGATATCAcaccacatagctgagcagcatccAAGCTCTCAGTACccgttcgacctttccatcagagacttgggatatgtctctctctcgtccgtttgtaacccctactacgaactttttagtacaaataacacgagcagcagccacgaactggacgtagggacattctgcccgaaccagtataaatcttgtgtctttttatcacaccatccgggccagacgcgcaataacacaaatttacttgttggtgtctACTTGAAACACCAAcgccgtgctttcccttggcctataaaagggaaaataGGATGTCCCATGAAAGAGGCCGGACTCGAATCGATCGCATCGGAACACATCACACTGATTCGGACTCAAACCCCGAACC
The nucleotide sequence above comes from Miscanthus floridulus cultivar M001 chromosome 18, ASM1932011v1, whole genome shotgun sequence. Encoded proteins:
- the LOC136519522 gene encoding uncharacterized protein; protein product: MVSVFAAFGFADLCLAFAALELFTFLDSQCGAGTTTSDQAALSPPLAAVVVLFVAVALICHHLMGRRVVAVPVAGAGNGRRSISGLVMFLLCVSAGTLEFIVFGHGQAAGGGGAGHGALGLAALRALPAAATATFFLGMMLIIVSHIRAGREGGGGAVSGDEPIQGPLRPLAKVAAGAAAALVVLMAMALALHGAKY